Proteins from a single region of Runella sp. SP2:
- a CDS encoding TIM-barrel domain-containing protein translates to MQYQRRLFLTFLFFTVFHYSRAQALPQWQEVQPGIWKATAGKPEKISLLGAAGAKPNLTALAALPKSPFPLSKTDISVRVIDGKTYLRFPLEEGEQLFGLGLNFQTVNQRGRIMELHVDHYGGKDNGRTHAPVPFYVSSKGYGVLVDAARYITVYAGTAVRTDAKHPPVLRDRNTDKKWEAQPYSDAVEMLVPAEGATLYVFAGPTPMNVVQRYNLMNGGGYLPPKWGLGFTQRVPTLYSQDDILKEVQSFEEHNFPLDFIGVEPGWHSMAYPCTFEWEKTRFPDPKGFLKKLADKGISANLWMNPYVSPVGSLYPKIKPFTGSHTVWNGIVPDFTMPQARQLFKEHFMSQHLNIGVGGYKIDEVDGYDNWIWPDVATFPSGTSAEQMRQTYGLMVQQMTGSWFREINKRTYGLVRASNAGASSFPYVIYNDYYSHKDFITALVNSSFIGVLWTPEVRASKTAEEWVRRMQSVCFSPMAMLNAWADGTKPWSFPDVEQAVSDVANLRMQLLPYLYSTFAQYRFEGKPPFRAMNLVEGFGFKSVTVAGTFDATANPYAMSLKKDIKDQYMMGDYLLVAPMFAGEKSREVYLPQGKWYDFYTGKEVGENQLITVTPALDKIPLFVKDGALIPMVPPHRQAPKAGETLPLTVRHYGTASGSFQLYDDDGTTFDFEKGTYSFTRLTVSKTADGKLRGDMAAPVNSKPFGYSKEIKWEFMTP, encoded by the coding sequence ATGCAATACCAACGACGTCTGTTCCTCACATTTCTATTCTTTACAGTATTTCATTATTCCCGAGCCCAGGCTCTGCCCCAGTGGCAGGAAGTGCAGCCTGGCATCTGGAAAGCCACGGCAGGCAAGCCTGAAAAAATTAGCTTGCTAGGCGCGGCGGGTGCCAAACCCAACCTGACAGCACTGGCAGCTTTACCCAAATCGCCGTTCCCACTATCAAAAACCGACATCAGCGTGCGCGTCATCGACGGCAAAACCTACCTGCGCTTTCCGCTGGAGGAAGGTGAACAGCTGTTTGGGCTGGGCCTGAATTTCCAGACCGTCAATCAGCGCGGACGAATCATGGAGCTGCACGTTGACCACTACGGCGGGAAAGACAATGGCCGTACCCATGCCCCCGTGCCGTTTTATGTGTCGTCCAAAGGCTACGGCGTGCTGGTGGATGCCGCCCGTTACATCACGGTTTATGCGGGCACGGCCGTGCGGACCGACGCCAAGCACCCGCCCGTGCTGCGCGACCGCAACACCGATAAAAAATGGGAAGCTCAGCCGTATTCTGACGCTGTCGAAATGCTGGTGCCTGCCGAAGGCGCGACCTTGTACGTTTTTGCGGGGCCAACGCCGATGAACGTGGTGCAGCGCTACAACCTCATGAACGGCGGCGGGTATTTGCCCCCGAAATGGGGTTTGGGCTTCACCCAGCGCGTCCCGACGCTGTATTCACAAGACGATATTCTGAAAGAAGTACAGAGCTTTGAAGAGCACAACTTTCCGCTGGACTTCATCGGCGTTGAGCCAGGCTGGCACAGCATGGCCTATCCGTGTACGTTTGAATGGGAAAAAACGCGTTTTCCCGACCCCAAAGGTTTCTTGAAAAAACTGGCCGATAAGGGCATCAGCGCTAACCTCTGGATGAACCCGTACGTGTCGCCCGTCGGGTCGTTGTATCCTAAAATCAAACCGTTTACTGGTTCGCACACCGTGTGGAACGGCATTGTGCCTGATTTTACCATGCCGCAAGCCCGACAACTGTTCAAGGAACATTTTATGAGTCAGCACCTGAACATCGGGGTGGGCGGCTATAAAATCGACGAGGTGGACGGGTACGACAACTGGATTTGGCCCGATGTGGCAACCTTCCCGTCGGGAACGAGTGCCGAGCAAATGCGGCAAACCTACGGCCTGATGGTGCAGCAGATGACAGGTAGCTGGTTCAGGGAAATCAACAAACGCACCTACGGGCTGGTGCGGGCATCAAACGCAGGAGCGAGCAGCTTTCCGTACGTGATTTACAACGATTATTACAGCCACAAGGACTTTATAACGGCACTGGTCAACAGCAGTTTTATCGGGGTGCTCTGGACGCCAGAGGTTCGTGCGTCCAAAACGGCCGAAGAATGGGTACGGCGGATGCAGTCGGTCTGTTTTTCGCCCATGGCCATGCTCAATGCGTGGGCCGATGGCACCAAACCGTGGTCGTTTCCCGATGTGGAGCAGGCTGTGAGCGATGTCGCCAACCTACGGATGCAACTGCTGCCGTACTTGTATTCAACCTTTGCGCAGTATCGCTTTGAAGGAAAACCACCGTTTCGGGCCATGAATTTGGTCGAAGGTTTCGGCTTTAAATCGGTGACGGTGGCAGGAACGTTTGACGCGACGGCCAATCCGTACGCCATGAGCCTGAAAAAAGACATCAAAGACCAGTACATGATGGGCGATTACCTGTTGGTGGCGCCGATGTTTGCGGGCGAAAAAAGCCGCGAAGTCTATCTGCCGCAAGGCAAATGGTACGATTTTTACACGGGGAAAGAAGTTGGCGAAAATCAGCTGATTACCGTTACGCCTGCGCTGGACAAAATTCCGTTGTTCGTGAAAGACGGAGCCCTGATTCCGATGGTGCCACCGCACCGACAAGCGCCGAAAGCGGGCGAAACGCTTCCCCTGACCGTTCGGCATTACGGCACAGCATCGGGCAGTTTTCAGTTGTATGATGATGATGGAACGACCTTTGACTTTGAAAAAGGGACCTACTCCTTTACCCGATTAACCGTCTCCAAAACGGCCGATGGTAAACTCAGGGGCGATATGGCCGCTCCTGTCAACAGCAAACCTTTTGGCTATTCTAAAGAAATTAAATGGGAGTTTATGACTCCGTAA
- a CDS encoding histidine kinase, which produces MSRWAWGVLLLLVQASVAQVGPSITSISANGIKKTLSPSNSLQLNALDDELMIEWKPCACRYRYRLEGLNADTVSLAYPIAMFTNLEGGDYTFWVQTQQNNVWSKPTRFFLQVEKSITEEWWFWPAVAVYILLLLGAAIYFFLLYNFRQKLKLHSLRNRIAADLHDEVGATLSSIVIATRLVEKKVGAQTPDVLPILQQIKTDSEESIQSIRDTVWTLNPNNDSVHQLFEKMRSLAFQLLTPQEIALDFAIQLTPEQINQLKISMEQRQNVYLIFKEALNNILKHAEASKVSVNLSMTNEGELRMLIGDNGRGFDATQGYEGNGLKNFKKRALDSFMKTTLTSKIGEGTRLEVIVVPV; this is translated from the coding sequence ATGAGCAGGTGGGCTTGGGGGGTATTGTTACTTTTGGTACAAGCTTCAGTGGCACAAGTCGGCCCCAGCATTACTTCCATTTCTGCCAATGGAATAAAAAAGACGCTTTCGCCTTCCAATAGTTTACAATTAAACGCCCTCGACGATGAGCTCATGATCGAATGGAAACCCTGCGCTTGTCGGTACCGATACCGTTTGGAGGGCTTAAATGCCGATACCGTGTCGTTGGCCTATCCTATCGCTATGTTTACCAACCTAGAAGGAGGCGATTACACCTTTTGGGTACAAACACAGCAAAACAACGTCTGGTCGAAGCCCACTCGCTTCTTCCTGCAAGTAGAAAAAAGCATCACCGAAGAATGGTGGTTTTGGCCTGCCGTTGCGGTCTATATTTTGTTGTTGCTTGGTGCTGCCATTTATTTCTTTTTGCTCTACAACTTTCGCCAAAAACTCAAACTCCACAGCCTTCGCAATCGCATCGCGGCCGATTTGCACGACGAAGTAGGCGCGACTTTGAGCAGCATTGTCATCGCTACTCGCTTGGTAGAAAAGAAAGTAGGAGCGCAAACCCCTGACGTCCTGCCCATTTTGCAACAAATCAAAACCGACTCCGAAGAAAGTATTCAGAGTATTCGTGATACGGTTTGGACCCTCAACCCCAACAACGACTCTGTCCATCAGCTTTTTGAAAAAATGCGTTCCTTGGCATTTCAACTGCTTACTCCCCAAGAAATTGCCCTAGATTTTGCTATTCAGCTCACCCCAGAACAAATCAATCAGCTCAAAATAAGCATGGAGCAGCGGCAAAATGTCTATCTCATTTTTAAAGAAGCCCTCAACAATATCCTCAAACACGCCGAAGCCAGTAAAGTATCAGTAAACTTAAGCATGACCAACGAAGGGGAACTTAGAATGCTTATTGGGGACAATGGCCGTGGCTTTGACGCAACGCAAGGCTACGAGGGAAACGGCCTCAAAAACTTCAAAAAGAGGGCGTTGGACAGCTTCATGAAGACCACACTTACCTCAAAAATTGGCGAAGGAACTCGTTTGGAAGTCATCGTAGTGCCCGTTTAA
- the murJ gene encoding murein biosynthesis integral membrane protein MurJ: MNLDYRNIATLLSLNTINVILNVVNSTLMVYFFGTSAEVEAFFAASVLGTTVSRFVNAGQLVEVVVARYHRIKSEVNTAAAMSIVATLANYIVGIAFVLVLLFIASGTDVVNLLVPGFKLTTKEQVWQIFCFTGFLLPIQIATNVFQGMLNAENIYGKTEFTSTISQLVHVLILCIWGRDGNIWSLVAALFISVLAQFGTVVYYLRQIHYRHTWLFRNPHFPLRELSSTLMATSTYMGGVQVYTFIFNAALSLLPSGTYALFRYAELIYGKVANVFLIPVSTVFFNEINRLLHQNNGQLIKAFVAKNLNFSYFIGFLVLIPFVAGGQYLIWTLWGGVKFNAQDVESVYQLLCVFFAAMICTGPYMIYRKLAVSVTNPELQYYFWSVVHVLSALFSYFIIQTFGFTGVLIHLFTHSTFMALVPLLTVWTKKKAYFGFYEGGEVLKITFAFLVSVSVGWLTKGYWQDISHYNKLASFFIGASLACVAILVFIGICLLLKVTDLQIIREKISKRISK; encoded by the coding sequence ATGAATTTAGATTATCGTAACATAGCTACTTTACTCAGTCTCAACACCATCAATGTCATCCTGAACGTTGTCAACTCAACGCTCATGGTCTATTTTTTTGGTACTTCTGCCGAAGTAGAAGCTTTTTTTGCAGCCTCCGTTTTAGGGACGACCGTCTCCCGTTTTGTCAACGCAGGCCAGCTTGTCGAAGTAGTTGTAGCGCGTTACCACCGCATCAAATCTGAAGTAAATACCGCCGCCGCGATGTCGATTGTAGCAACGCTGGCCAATTACATCGTAGGCATCGCGTTTGTCTTGGTGCTTTTGTTTATTGCCAGCGGTACCGACGTCGTCAATCTGCTTGTTCCTGGCTTTAAACTAACGACCAAAGAGCAAGTGTGGCAAATTTTCTGTTTTACGGGTTTTTTACTCCCAATTCAGATTGCCACCAACGTTTTCCAAGGCATGTTAAATGCCGAAAATATTTACGGAAAAACCGAGTTTACCAGCACAATTTCGCAACTCGTGCACGTACTGATTCTTTGTATTTGGGGAAGAGACGGCAATATCTGGAGCTTGGTGGCGGCCCTTTTTATCAGTGTTTTGGCCCAATTTGGCACTGTGGTCTATTACTTACGGCAGATTCATTATCGCCACACATGGCTTTTCCGCAACCCTCACTTTCCCCTTCGTGAGCTGTCCAGTACGCTGATGGCGACGTCCACCTATATGGGTGGCGTACAAGTCTATACGTTTATTTTTAACGCTGCACTTTCGCTTTTGCCATCGGGTACGTACGCGTTGTTTCGTTACGCCGAACTTATCTACGGAAAAGTGGCCAACGTCTTTTTAATCCCCGTTAGCACCGTTTTTTTCAACGAAATCAACCGCCTACTTCACCAAAACAACGGACAGTTGATTAAAGCTTTTGTCGCCAAAAACCTCAATTTTTCGTATTTCATCGGTTTTTTGGTACTAATTCCCTTTGTCGCGGGAGGCCAATATTTGATTTGGACGCTTTGGGGTGGTGTAAAATTCAACGCCCAAGACGTAGAAAGCGTTTATCAGCTTTTGTGCGTATTTTTTGCCGCCATGATTTGCACGGGGCCGTACATGATTTACCGCAAATTGGCCGTTTCGGTCACCAATCCAGAGTTGCAGTATTATTTCTGGAGTGTCGTTCACGTTCTGTCGGCTTTGTTCAGCTACTTTATCATCCAAACCTTCGGTTTTACGGGCGTTTTGATCCATCTGTTTACGCACAGTACGTTCATGGCGCTTGTTCCACTGCTTACGGTATGGACAAAGAAAAAAGCCTATTTTGGCTTTTACGAAGGGGGCGAAGTGCTCAAAATTACCTTTGCTTTCTTAGTCAGCGTTAGCGTAGGTTGGTTGACCAAAGGCTATTGGCAAGACATCAGCCACTACAACAAACTGGCCAGTTTTTTTATTGGCGCTAGCCTTGCATGCGTAGCCATCCTCGTTTTCATCGGCATTTGCCTTTTACTAAAAGTAACTGATTTACAAATCATTAGAGAAAAAATAAGCAAGCGTATTTCCAAGTAA
- the hemH gene encoding ferrochelatase — protein sequence MNQSVSQPSSSTSKNIGKTGVFIVNLGTPDSPNTPDVRKYLREFLMDGRVIDIPFIPRFLLVNGIIAPFRAPKSAKTYKEVWLPEGSPLKVYGLAVEKMLQEALGDDYVVKLGMRYQSPSIESRLMEFQKMGLTEIIVIPFFPQYASATTGSVYEEVMRVLSKWQVMPSVKFVNQFLSHPKFLQGFVQNAQKYLQANNYDHFIFSYHGLPERQIRKGDCTKEVCKLGSCCDTLHAMNQHCYRAQCFETTRLLVKALNIPEGKYTTCFQSRLGNDPWIKPYTEDVIKELPKKGLKSVLAFSPAFVADCLETTLEVGEEYKEVFEKEGGEHWDLVESLNDSPIWVETLVDLVKTC from the coding sequence ATGAATCAATCTGTGTCGCAACCTAGTTCGAGTACTTCCAAAAATATTGGCAAAACGGGGGTTTTTATTGTAAACCTCGGTACGCCTGATAGCCCCAACACACCCGATGTTCGCAAATATTTGCGTGAATTTTTGATGGATGGGCGGGTGATAGATATTCCGTTTATCCCTCGTTTTTTGTTGGTCAACGGCATCATTGCTCCCTTTCGTGCGCCTAAGTCAGCCAAAACGTACAAAGAAGTATGGCTTCCCGAAGGCTCGCCGCTGAAAGTGTATGGATTGGCGGTAGAAAAAATGCTGCAAGAAGCACTGGGCGACGATTACGTGGTCAAATTAGGGATGCGTTATCAAAGCCCAAGCATTGAATCACGATTGATGGAGTTCCAAAAAATGGGTTTGACCGAAATCATCGTCATTCCATTCTTCCCTCAATATGCTTCCGCCACGACGGGTTCGGTTTACGAAGAAGTAATGCGAGTGTTGTCTAAGTGGCAAGTAATGCCTTCGGTAAAGTTTGTCAATCAGTTTTTATCGCATCCTAAGTTTTTGCAAGGATTTGTCCAAAATGCTCAAAAATACCTGCAAGCCAATAATTACGACCATTTTATCTTCAGTTATCACGGTTTACCTGAACGTCAAATTCGTAAGGGAGATTGTACCAAAGAAGTCTGCAAATTGGGCAGCTGCTGCGATACCCTGCACGCGATGAACCAACACTGCTACCGCGCTCAGTGTTTTGAAACGACTCGACTACTAGTAAAAGCTCTCAACATTCCCGAAGGAAAATATACGACCTGTTTCCAATCACGGTTGGGCAATGACCCGTGGATTAAGCCCTACACAGAAGACGTTATCAAAGAGCTTCCCAAGAAAGGACTCAAAAGCGTTTTAGCTTTTTCTCCTGCTTTTGTAGCCGATTGCCTCGAAACCACCCTCGAAGTGGGCGAGGAATACAAAGAAGTATTTGAAAAAGAAGGTGGCGAACATTGGGATTTGGTCGAAAGCCTCAACGATAGCCCAATTTGGGTAGAAACGTTAGTAGATTTGGTCAAAACGTGTTAA
- a CDS encoding HAD family hydrolase, with amino-acid sequence MAIKLFLTDVDGVMTDGSMYYTESGDEFKRFHTHDGMAFELLRKAGIKTGIVTSEDTQIVARRAAKIKADYIYQGKRDGGKLAAAQQICQELNIGLEEVAYVGDDINCLELLSAVGVAACPANAVKAIKQIPNIILLEKKGGDGAVREFVEFILNNNA; translated from the coding sequence ATGGCGATAAAGCTCTTTTTAACCGATGTGGATGGCGTTATGACCGACGGCAGTATGTATTACACCGAAAGCGGCGACGAGTTCAAGCGGTTTCATACGCACGACGGAATGGCGTTTGAACTGCTCCGCAAAGCAGGGATTAAAACGGGGATTGTGACGTCGGAAGATACCCAAATCGTGGCAAGACGAGCTGCTAAAATCAAAGCCGATTATATTTATCAGGGCAAACGCGACGGGGGTAAATTGGCCGCTGCCCAACAAATTTGCCAAGAACTTAACATCGGTCTTGAAGAAGTGGCTTACGTAGGCGACGACATCAATTGCCTTGAACTTCTGAGTGCAGTCGGCGTTGCGGCTTGTCCTGCCAATGCCGTCAAGGCCATCAAACAAATTCCAAACATTATTTTACTTGAAAAAAAAGGCGGCGACGGTGCCGTGCGCGAGTTTGTGGAGTTTATTTTGAACAACAATGCCTAA
- a CDS encoding N-acetylneuraminate synthase family protein: MAFKFDYRKPLVISEIGCNHMGDFEIAKELIKLSKDCGADYAKFQKRNARELLTDEQYNTPHPVPYNAYGNTYGAHREFLEFTWEQHADLKEYAESIGIGYATSVWDITSAREIAALHPDFIKVPSACNNHYEMLQLLRDEYAGDIHISSGMTTLDEIEELVKFFEVTDQAKSRLVLYNCTSGYPVPFKDICLLEINRLYEHYDHRVKEIGFSGHHLGIAADVAAYTLGARWIERHFTKDRTWKGTDHAASLEVPGLQKLVRDLTQIQQALTFKNKEILDIEAEQRDKLKYRKNTTPIAS, from the coding sequence ATGGCATTCAAATTTGATTATCGTAAACCTTTGGTCATTTCCGAAATTGGTTGTAACCACATGGGGGACTTTGAAATCGCTAAAGAACTTATCAAGTTGTCGAAAGACTGCGGTGCTGATTACGCCAAATTTCAGAAGCGAAATGCCCGCGAATTGCTCACCGACGAACAATACAATACCCCTCACCCCGTACCCTACAACGCGTATGGAAATACTTACGGCGCGCACCGCGAATTTTTAGAGTTTACGTGGGAACAACACGCCGACCTCAAAGAATACGCCGAGTCGATTGGCATCGGCTATGCTACCTCGGTATGGGACATCACTTCGGCCCGCGAAATCGCCGCCCTTCACCCCGATTTTATCAAGGTGCCGTCGGCTTGCAACAACCACTACGAAATGCTTCAATTGCTTCGCGACGAGTACGCTGGCGATATCCATATTTCTTCGGGAATGACGACGCTCGATGAAATCGAAGAACTGGTCAAGTTTTTTGAAGTAACCGACCAAGCCAAAAGTCGATTGGTATTATACAACTGTACATCGGGCTATCCTGTGCCTTTCAAAGACATTTGTTTACTGGAAATCAATCGTTTATACGAACATTACGATCACCGAGTCAAAGAAATTGGGTTTTCGGGGCATCATTTGGGCATTGCCGCCGACGTTGCCGCTTATACTTTGGGCGCGCGCTGGATTGAACGCCATTTTACCAAAGACCGTACGTGGAAAGGAACTGACCACGCTGCCTCGCTTGAAGTCCCAGGTCTTCAAAAGCTGGTACGGGATTTGACCCAAATCCAACAAGCGCTTACGTTTAAAAACAAGGAAATTTTGGACATCGAAGCCGAACAACGCGATAAGCTCAAATATCGCAAAAACACAACTCCTATTGCCTCCTAA
- a CDS encoding LytTR family DNA-binding domain-containing protein — MNTFPSPPSTLSILRNKIRVPLSSIVRLEADKNYTYIILNDGRRLMTSRNLGSYQTELPESFVRVNKGCFLNLYYLNRRQGRQLLLSDGSVIPLARRKIKLLKSLSSSFV; from the coding sequence ATGAATACATTTCCCAGTCCTCCTTCAACGCTGAGCATTCTACGCAACAAAATACGGGTGCCGCTATCTAGTATTGTGCGTCTCGAAGCCGATAAAAACTACACGTACATCATCCTCAACGACGGTCGCCGCTTGATGACTTCACGAAATCTGGGCTCGTACCAAACAGAACTACCCGAATCGTTTGTACGCGTCAATAAAGGATGCTTTCTCAATTTGTATTACTTGAATCGTCGGCAAGGTCGTCAATTATTGCTTAGCGATGGCAGTGTCATTCCATTGGCACGAAGAAAAATAAAACTCCTCAAATCACTCTCATCGTCCTTTGTTTAA
- a CDS encoding BspA family leucine-rich repeat surface protein — protein sequence MKQLFFFFVALLISQQLMAQNRPFITRWNLATAGSGTTQLSFGVATSGTVNYTWETVPSGTSGSGTFTGSVATITGLPANKIIDLRIGPANFQRFIINDGYDRNRLTSIEQWGDVAWKNMNSAFYGCQYMVLNAKDVPNTAAVMDMSSMFRDCLSFNQPLPNGFNTEAVTNMSAMFAGCRSYNQPLPISFNTSNVKNMSDMFSVCSRYNQPLPSSFITSSVIDMNSMFYDCSSYNQPLPINFNTSLVKNMSMMFFGCFSYNQPLPNSFNTSSVTDMSSMFGGCSVYNQPLPSSFNTSSVTDMSSMFGGCSIYNQPLPGSFITGKVTNMSGMFYGCLYYNKQFPSSFTTAGVKYMVWMFYGTTAFNQYIGDWNIEMVIDMRYMFYGATAFNQSLALWGAKLHPNINLEKFLDNCGMSLANYDATLVGFNLGTATERTLGAVNRKYCSSVTDRANLIKPVADGGKGWTIIGDTFLCVSDSEINLKSNNVSIADGDITPSINDHTDFGTQSLGTGAVVRTFTIENTGAGVLNLTGSPNKVVISGTHAADFTVNVQPASPIAASSGSTTFQIAFIPSAGGLRKATVSIANDDADENPYNFDIQGIGCGGASLSIANNISSGTGLYGATAITATNQIIYANVEYRGESSVTLLPGFKAEETVFKAQIGGGCN from the coding sequence ATGAAACAACTATTTTTCTTTTTCGTGGCTTTGCTGATAAGCCAACAGTTGATGGCTCAAAACCGACCTTTCATCACTCGCTGGAATTTGGCTACGGCGGGTTCGGGAACTACGCAGTTGAGTTTTGGAGTAGCGACCTCTGGCACAGTTAATTATACTTGGGAAACCGTTCCCTCAGGAACGAGTGGGTCGGGTACGTTTACGGGTTCAGTTGCAACAATTACAGGCTTACCTGCCAATAAGATTATTGATTTGAGAATTGGGCCAGCCAATTTTCAAAGATTTATAATAAATGATGGTTATGACAGAAACCGCCTGACTTCGATTGAACAATGGGGCGATGTGGCTTGGAAAAATATGAACAGTGCCTTTTATGGTTGTCAGTACATGGTACTCAATGCTAAGGATGTACCAAATACCGCTGCTGTAATGGATATGAGTTCGATGTTTCGGGATTGCCTTTCTTTTAATCAACCTTTACCTAATGGCTTTAACACAGAGGCTGTAACGAATATGAGTGCTATGTTTGCTGGTTGTCGTTCTTATAATCAACCTCTACCGATTAGTTTTAATACTTCAAACGTAAAGAACATGAGCGATATGTTTTCTGTTTGTAGCAGATACAATCAACCTTTACCGAGTAGCTTTATTACATCATCGGTTATTGATATGAATAGTATGTTTTATGACTGTAGTTCATATAATCAACCTTTACCAATTAACTTCAATACTTCTTTAGTAAAGAATATGAGTATGATGTTTTTTGGGTGCTTTTCTTACAACCAACCCCTACCTAATAGTTTTAATACATCGTCAGTAACGGATATGAGTAGTATGTTTGGTGGTTGTAGTGTTTATAATCAACCTCTACCCAGTAGTTTTAATACTTCTTCAGTAACGGATATGAGTAGTATGTTTGGTGGTTGCAGTATTTATAACCAACCTCTTCCTGGCAGCTTTATAACGGGAAAAGTAACGAATATGAGTGGTATGTTTTACGGTTGTCTCTATTATAACAAACAGTTTCCTAGTAGCTTTACAACGGCAGGGGTAAAATATATGGTTTGGATGTTTTATGGAACAACAGCCTTTAATCAGTATATTGGAGATTGGAACATTGAGATGGTGATAGATATGCGATATATGTTTTATGGAGCAACTGCCTTTAATCAAAGTCTAGCGCTTTGGGGAGCAAAACTTCACCCAAATATAAATTTGGAAAAATTTCTTGATAATTGTGGGATGAGTTTGGCCAATTATGACGCTACTCTAGTGGGTTTTAATTTGGGTACAGCAACCGAGAGGACTTTGGGGGCTGTAAACCGTAAATACTGTTCCTCTGTCACCGATAGAGCCAATTTAATAAAACCCGTAGCCGATGGCGGCAAGGGCTGGACTATAATAGGAGATACTTTTTTATGTGTATCTGACTCTGAAATAAACCTCAAAAGCAACAATGTTTCCATTGCAGACGGTGATATAACTCCTTCAATAAATGACCACACCGATTTTGGCACTCAGTCGTTAGGAACAGGGGCGGTTGTCCGAACATTTACCATTGAAAATACGGGCGCAGGAGTGTTGAACTTAACGGGTTCGCCCAACAAAGTGGTTATTTCGGGAACACATGCCGCAGATTTTACGGTGAATGTTCAACCTGCTTCGCCCATAGCAGCTAGCAGTGGCAGCACTACTTTTCAGATTGCCTTTATACCTTCGGCGGGAGGATTGAGAAAAGCCACCGTTAGTATCGCCAATGACGATGCCGATGAAAATCCTTACAATTTCGATATTCAGGGGATTGGTTGCGGTGGAGCATCGCTTTCGATTGCCAACAATATCAGTTCAGGGACGGGCCTTTACGGGGCTACAGCCATAACGGCGACTAATCAAATCATCTATGCCAACGTAGAGTACAGAGGAGAGAGTTCGGTAACATTACTACCTGGGTTTAAAGCCGAGGAAACGGTCTTTAAAGCACAAATTGGGGGTGGTTGTAACTAA
- a CDS encoding response regulator transcription factor, translating to MIRVVLFEDNKSFRQNLALYLASSDEIFMCASFGDAEGCVSKIQRYKHDVVLMDIQMPGISGIEALQAIKATLPDTGSKPLPPKWFFGFSTFDRTTKIGGTTLPKHLPILPRTKT from the coding sequence ATGATTCGTGTAGTTTTGTTTGAAGACAACAAAAGTTTTCGCCAAAATTTAGCCCTGTACTTGGCCAGTTCGGACGAGATTTTTATGTGTGCTTCGTTTGGTGATGCAGAAGGTTGTGTCAGCAAAATCCAACGGTACAAACACGACGTTGTTTTGATGGACATTCAGATGCCAGGCATATCAGGAATTGAGGCGTTGCAAGCTATCAAAGCGACTCTTCCCGACACGGGTTCAAAGCCACTTCCCCCGAAGTGGTTTTTTGGTTTCTCTACTTTCGACAGAACCACCAAAATTGGGGGGACTACCCTCCCCAAACATTTGCCAATTTTACCTCGAACAAAAACGTGA
- a CDS encoding cytidylyltransferase domain-containing protein, producing the protein MAQPNVLAIIQARGGSKGLPNKNLLPLAGHPLVAYSVKAALETPSITRTIISTDSQAIADAAQKYGAEVPFIRPAEFAQDLSTDFDVFKHALNWFWENEGYRPDLVVQLRPTSPVRSVRHIDDAIQTLWNTPEADSIRTITPTPITPYKMWVYDPETATMQPLLNHPTLPEFYNEPRQKLPPVHWHIGNLDVIRPHVILDKKSMSGYPILPYVLPFEYAIDIDDLAGFRKAEETMNQVECVRFE; encoded by the coding sequence ATGGCACAACCAAACGTTTTAGCTATTATTCAAGCCCGAGGCGGTAGCAAAGGGCTTCCCAATAAAAACTTATTACCACTGGCGGGGCATCCGTTGGTCGCTTACAGTGTCAAAGCCGCCCTCGAAACCCCGTCCATTACGCGAACCATTATTTCAACCGATTCGCAAGCCATTGCCGACGCGGCTCAAAAGTACGGTGCAGAAGTACCTTTTATCCGCCCCGCCGAGTTTGCCCAAGACTTGAGTACCGATTTTGACGTATTTAAGCACGCCCTCAACTGGTTTTGGGAAAACGAAGGTTATCGCCCCGACCTCGTGGTGCAATTGCGCCCCACGTCGCCCGTTCGGTCGGTTCGGCACATCGACGATGCCATTCAAACCCTTTGGAATACCCCTGAAGCTGATAGTATTCGAACTATTACACCGACCCCTATAACTCCTTACAAAATGTGGGTATATGACCCCGAAACGGCCACAATGCAGCCGCTTTTGAACCACCCTACCCTCCCTGAGTTTTATAATGAACCCCGTCAAAAACTCCCGCCCGTACATTGGCATATTGGCAACCTCGATGTGATTCGGCCTCACGTTATTTTGGACAAAAAATCCATGTCAGGGTATCCTATTCTGCCTTATGTCCTGCCTTTTGAGTATGCCATCGACATCGACGACCTTGCTGGTTTTCGCAAAGCCGAAGAAACCATGAATCAGGTCGAATGTGTGCGATTTGAGTAA